The following is a genomic window from Rhodobium gokarnense.
TGTCTTCCCAGCTGTTGATTGCCGTGCGGTCATAGGTCGGCAGGTGACGGGCAGGTCCTGCAGTTCCCGGATCGGCGGCGTGTCAATCGGCGTTGATGATTGCCCCCCCCAACGGCGCCCGATATTGCCCCCCTGTGGCACACCGGTATCTGGCCCGAGGTGGCGCAGCCGGACCGGGCCTGCGGGTGGCGGGCTATTCGCCTGTTTTGAAGCGCCAACGCTCGTTGCCGGTCTCAGCGAAGACAAGCAGGACGGGTTCGAACATGGGCCCGTTTTCGGTGGAACCATCGTTCAATGCCGGGTCAGGTCTCCGTGGAAATCGATCACATCGGCATCGAGATCAGCACAACGACATTTCACATGGTCGCGCTCGGCCTGCCAACCCAAATCCCGGCAATGCTGTGATCTGGCGACTGGCGTCGCGACGAAACAAAAAAGAACTGGCAAGGGATGCCCCTGCCAGTTCGATTTCCGGTGCGCCTGAGCCGGCGCATCCGCACTTGTTATGCTGGTTTTCGGCCCCGTCGTTGCTATGGGCGTGCGAAAACCGGCGCATGCTGGAGGAATCGGGGTCTATTCGCTGCCGCCCTTGATGGCCTTTTCCATGATGCCGCTGGCCTTATCGACCCACTCCTTGCCGCCGATATCGTCGGAGAACGAGGGCCACAGGGCCTTGGCCGCCGACTGCCACTTTTCCTCGTCCGTCGGCGCGCCGCTCAGCACCATGCCGAGCTTGACCAGCTCCTTCATTGCCTTATCGGTCTCGGTCGCCGACACCTCGCGCTCATAGACCGCCGCTTCTTCGCCGGCGCGGTCGAGCGCCTCTTGCAGGTCGGCCGGCAGGCCCTGGTAGAAGCGTTCGGAGATGATGATCGGACCGGACCAGATCAGGTAATGGATCTCGGTGATGTATTTCTGCACCTCGTAGAACTTCGACGAGATCGACGTCGTGTAGGGGTTCTCCTGGCCGTCGATCACCCCCTGCTGCAGGGCCGGGAACACCTCCGCCCAGGCCATCGGGATCGGATCGAGCCCCCAGGACTTGAAGGTCTCGATGGCGATATTGTTCTTCGACACGCGGATCTTCAGGCCCTGCAGGTCGTCGAGCGTCTTCACCTCGCGCTTGGAGTTGGTCAGAACCCGGAAGCCCTTTTCGAAATAGCCGAGGATGCGCACACCCGCCTCCTTCGGCAGCCGCTCGTTGAGCGGGTCCTTGAGCGCATCCATCGCCGCATGCGCCTCGTCGTTCGAGGTGAAGGCGTAGGGCAGCATCATCACACCCACCGACGGCGCCAGCGGCACCAGATTGCCGGTATAGAGGACCTCCGCCTCAATCGAGCCGGTGCGCAGCGCCTGCGCCACTTCCTGCTCAGACCCGAGCTGGTTGTTCGGGAAGATCTGCACGTCGATGCGGCCGTCGGAGTATTTCTCCGCCAGTTCCTCGAACTTCACCGCGCCCTTGTGGGTCGGGTTGTTCTCGTTGTCGCCGTGGCTGAGCCGGATCGTATAGTCCGCCGCCAGTGCCGGCCCCGCCGACACCGCCGCAAAAAGCGCACCGATCATTGCATGCCTGAGAAGTTTCATTGCATTTCCTCCTTGGTTTTATCTAGGTTGCGAAGCCGAGCAGGCGCGGTAACCACATACTCAACTCTGGGATGAAGGCGACGAGGCCCATGACGAAAATCTCCGCCGCCAGGAATGGGATGCTTGCCTTGCTGACCTGTTCGACCGTTGTGTTGCCGATCTCGCTGGCAACGAACAGGTTGACGCCGAGCGGCGGCGTCGAATAACCGATCTCGCAGGCGATCACGAAGACGATGCCGAACTGGATCGGGTCGAGGCCGACATTGGTGACCACCGGCAGAAGCAGCGGCGTCAGGATGATGATCTGCGTCAGCGTCTCCATCCACATGCCGATGAAGACCAGCATCACCAGAATGAGCAGGATCAGCATGGTCGGGTCGGAGACGGTCTCGATCAGATACGCCGAGACCGCCTGCGGCACCTGAAACACCGACAGGATGCGCCCGACGATGCGCCCGGTGACCAGCACCAGCATCACGGTGCCGGTGATCCGCACGGCATAGGTCATGCTGTCCAAATAGCCGGTCACGTTGATCTCGCGGTAGACGAAGATGCCGATGAACAGCGCATAGAAGACCGCAACCACCGAGGCCTCGGTGACGGTGAAGATGCCGGAATAGATGCCGCCGAGGATCAGTACGGGCGCGAACAGCGCCCATTTCGCCTCCCAGGCGGCGCGGCCGACCAGCCGCAAGCTGCGCGGTTCGGCGCTTCGGGCGCGATAGCCGCGGCGGCGGCTGATGATGGCGCTGGTCAGGAACAGCGCACCGGAAAGCATCAGTCCCGGCACCACGCCGGCGATGAAAAGACCGCTGATCGAGGTCTCCGACGTGATGCCGTAGATGATCATCGGGATCGACGGCGGAATGACCACGCCGATGCCGCCGGCCGACGACGAAATCGCCGAGCCGAAGCCCTTGCCGTAGCCCTCCTTCACCATCGCCGGGATCATGATCGAGCCGATCGCCGCCGTCGTCGCCGGTCCGGAGCCGGAAATCGCCGCAAAGAAGGTGCAGGCGACGATGGTGACGGTGGCGAGGCCGCCGGGCGCCGGGCCGACAATGGCACGGGAAAAGCCGATCAGCCGGGCGGTAAGGCCGCCCTTTTCCATCAGCGTGCCGGCAAGAATGAACATCGGCACGGCGATGATGGTGAACTCGTCGACCGCGGTGTAGGCCGTCTGCACCAGATAGGACATCGGCATGTTGGCCGAGGCCAGCGCCAGAACGGCGGCAAGCCCGATCGAGATCGCGACCGGAACGCCGAGCACCAGGAAGACGACGAAGGTGACGGTCAAGAGAAGCGAAATGTTCACCGCTCAGTCCCCCTTGCGGTGATCGACGTGCTCCTCTTCTCCCTGCCAGCGGCGGATCATGACCTGCACGATCCGCACCGACATCAAGAGGAAGCCGAGGGGGACGATCATCTGCACCCAGACCAGATTGATACCGGTCGTCTGCGAGATGTAGGGGAACTCGAACATCGACATCGTGAACCAGTAGCCGTGCCAGATGACGACGGCGTTGAAGACCAGCCAGACGGTGTCGGCGAGGGTGAAGAGGATCAGCCGCGGTCGCCGCGGCAAGGCTTCGATATGCAGCGAGATGCGGATATGGCGATCCTTCTCCGCGGCAATCACGAAGCCGAAATAGACCGCCCAGACGAAGGCGAAGCGGCTCACTTCCTCCAGCCAGCTGAACGACCGGCTGAAGCCGAACCGGGCGACCACCTGGAAGCCGAGCAGCGCCAGCACCACCGTCATGGCGATGGCGCCGATCCATTCCTCCGGTGTGCGGCCGGCGAGGATCCTACGCATCG
Proteins encoded in this region:
- a CDS encoding TRAP transporter small permease, with amino-acid sequence MRRILAGRTPEEWIGAIAMTVVLALLGFQVVARFGFSRSFSWLEEVSRFAFVWAVYFGFVIAAEKDRHIRISLHIEALPRRPRLILFTLADTVWLVFNAVVIWHGYWFTMSMFEFPYISQTTGINLVWVQMIVPLGFLLMSVRIVQVMIRRWQGEEEHVDHRKGD
- a CDS encoding TRAP transporter large permease yields the protein MNISLLLTVTFVVFLVLGVPVAISIGLAAVLALASANMPMSYLVQTAYTAVDEFTIIAVPMFILAGTLMEKGGLTARLIGFSRAIVGPAPGGLATVTIVACTFFAAISGSGPATTAAIGSIMIPAMVKEGYGKGFGSAISSSAGGIGVVIPPSIPMIIYGITSETSISGLFIAGVVPGLMLSGALFLTSAIISRRRGYRARSAEPRSLRLVGRAAWEAKWALFAPVLILGGIYSGIFTVTEASVVAVFYALFIGIFVYREINVTGYLDSMTYAVRITGTVMLVLVTGRIVGRILSVFQVPQAVSAYLIETVSDPTMLILLILVMLVFIGMWMETLTQIIILTPLLLPVVTNVGLDPIQFGIVFVIACEIGYSTPPLGVNLFVASEIGNTTVEQVSKASIPFLAAEIFVMGLVAFIPELSMWLPRLLGFAT
- a CDS encoding TRAP transporter substrate-binding protein; translation: MKLLRHAMIGALFAAVSAGPALAADYTIRLSHGDNENNPTHKGAVKFEELAEKYSDGRIDVQIFPNNQLGSEQEVAQALRTGSIEAEVLYTGNLVPLAPSVGVMMLPYAFTSNDEAHAAMDALKDPLNERLPKEAGVRILGYFEKGFRVLTNSKREVKTLDDLQGLKIRVSKNNIAIETFKSWGLDPIPMAWAEVFPALQQGVIDGQENPYTTSISSKFYEVQKYITEIHYLIWSGPIIISERFYQGLPADLQEALDRAGEEAAVYEREVSATETDKAMKELVKLGMVLSGAPTDEEKWQSAAKALWPSFSDDIGGKEWVDKASGIMEKAIKGGSE